The nucleotide window TGTGGTTGCCGAACTGCTCGTTGTCGTCGTTGCGGACGCTGGCCTGCAGCTGGTGCGCGCCGAAGCGGCCCTGGTATTCGACGAAGCCGGCCAGGTTGTCGCGCTGGGTGACGTCGAACAGCGTGTCGCTTTCCACCCTGTCGTCCTGCCAGTCGATGCCGGCGGTCAGCAGTTGGCTGGCGGCGACCAGGAAGTCGCCCTGTGCCGAGGCCACGTAACGGCGGGTCTGGAAATAGCCGGACTGCACGTGGTCGTGGAAGTCGTCGGACTTGTCGTCGTTGCGGCCCAGGCTGAGCAGCAGGTTGAGCTTCTCGCTGGGCGCATAGCGCAGCTTGGTGCCCAGCACCTGCTGCACGGTCTCGGAGCGGTTGGTGTAGCTGCCGTCGAACTCGCTCTTGCCGTCGGCGCGCAGCGCATTGGCCTCCAGCGTCAACGTGTCGGTGAACGCGTAACCGCCGCGCAGGTTGGCCGAGGTGTTGCGGTAGCCGTCGCGGTCGGGTTCGTCGGTGAAGCAGCCGGCGCCGAAATCGAACGGGATGCTGGGATCCGGGCCGCGCCCACGGCAGGCGTTGAAGCCATCCGTGCGCGTGTACGCCACATCGGCGCCGAACCAGCCGCGCCCGATGCCCCCGCCGATACCGGCGCTGGCTTCGCGGGTGCTGTCGCTGCCCACGCCGATGCGGAAGTTCGGCCGTACCTTGCCGGTGTTGCGGCGGGTGAACACCTGGATCACGCCGCCGATGGCTTCCGATCCCCACAGGCTCGAGCGCGGGCCGCGCACGATCTCGACGCGGTCGATCTGGTCGATCGGCAGGTCCTGCAGCGCCGGCAGGCCGGCGGTCGCCGAGCCCATGCGCACGCCGTCCACCAGTACCAGCACGTGGTCGGATTCGGCGCCGCGCAGGTTGAGCGTGGTGATCTTGCCGGCGCCGCCCTGGTTGGCGATCGAGATGCCCGCGCGGCCCTGCAGCAGTTCGCCCAGCGAGCGCGCCTGGCTGCGCTGGATCGCGTCGCGGCCGATCACCTGCGCGGGCACCAGGCTGTCTTCGACGGCGACCTCGGTACGCGTGCCGGAGACGACGACTTCGTCAAGATCGGTGGCCTGCTGTGCCTGCACCGCGAACGGCAGTGCCATCGCGACCGCGAGGGCCAACAGGGAAGGGGAGGAAAAGGTACGGCTCTGCATCGGAACTGCTCCATCGCGCGCGCCGCGCGCATTGTTCGGCGTGGAGTCGCGATGGAAAGGAATGCGGAGCGGACAGCGCAGGCGAAGCGGCGCGGCACGCCGCGACGCCCTCCGCATCGCAACCAGTGGACTTCCAGGCCGGTCTCCGGGCTTGCGAGCGAGTGCAGGGCACTCCGCCGGGGCGCCTTCCCATGCGTCCTGGACGCACAGTGGCCGATGCCGCGGCTTTCTTCGCCTACCGTTGCGGGGGCAGCGCCGGAATGACGCCGCGAGGCGGTTCACCGGCTTCCCGTTTCAACCCGGCACGAGGCGCGGGTCACCTGAAAGCGCGCGCAGTATACGCGGGACGAAGCGCTTCGCGCGCGCAGACGTGTCCATGCCGGAGATCTTTTGCAGGCGCGGGCCCTGCCCGCGAAGCCTGCCGGAGAATCCTCTGTAGGAGCGGGCCATGCCCGCGATATCCGCCGGGAGATCTCTTGTAGGAGCGGGCTATGCCCGCGATATCCGCCGGGAGATCTTTTGTAGGAGCGGGCCATGCCCGCGATGCTTTCCCCCGAAATGCCCCGTTGCAGAAGCGAGCCGTCTCGCGTCGGTTCCAGCCGGGTGCAGCGCGAAGGGCATCGCGCCCATGTACCCCGTTGGAGCACGAAGGGCGCTCCCACAGGCGGGAGCGGGCCCTGCCCGCGATGTCCGCGGGAAGATCTTTTGTAGGAGCGGGCCATGCCCGCGATGCTTTCAGTCGGGCGCAGCGCGAGGGGTATCGCGCCATGTACCCCGTTGGGGCACGAAGGGCGCTCCTACAGGCAGGAGCGGGCCATGCCTGCGATGTCCGCCGGGATCAGTCGTCGCCGCGCGAGTCGAACAGGTTCAGCGAAGGGCCCGCGTCCTCTTCCTGCTCGGTGTGGGTGGTGGTCACCGGTCCGGCCGCCGGGCGGCCACGCGGTGGGGGCAGCAGCGCGGCGGCGGCATCGTAGGCCACCAGCAGTTCGCCGCGACGGGCCTCAGGCAGCTGCTGCCAATGGCAGTCCAGCAGGGCGCCTTCCAGCGCATAGAGCAGATTCAGGCTGGGACGGAACCCCGCCCGCTTGACCCGGATGAAGGCTTCCACCGCGCCCACCGACTCCAGATCCTCCTGCGTGCGCAGGCCGACCTGGCGGAGCCAGGCGGCGGACTTGGGGCCGATGTTGCGCAGCTTGGTGCCTGTCATGTCAACGAATCCAGAAAAATGGCGGCGATGCGTTCCATGCCCGCCTGGTCGTCGGCATCGAAGCGCGCCAGGCGCGGGCTGTCGAGGTCGAGCACGCCGACCAGGTCATCCCCCTTCACCAGCGGGACCACCAGTTCCGAGCGCGATGCGGAATCGCAGGCGATGTGGCCGGGGAAGGCGTCCACGTCGTCCACGCGCTGGGTCTGGCGGGTGCGTGCGGCGGCTCCGCAGACCCCCTTGTCCAACGGGATCCGCACGCAGGCTGGTAAGCCTTGGAACGGACCGACCACCAATTCCCGGCCATCGAAGAAGTAGAAGCCCACCCAGTTGAAGTCGGGCAGGGCGTGGTAGATCAGCGCGGCAAGGTTGGCGGCATTGGCAATCCGGTCCGGTTCGCCGGCCAACAGGGCGCGGGCCTGCTCGGCCAGCTGTGCGTATTGTTCCGGCTTGCTGCCGGTGAGCGTCTGGTGGGCGAATGACATGCCATCGATTCTACTCCGCGCGTCCGGCGACGGCCCGCTATCATTCCTCGCATGAGCACACAGGATCCACGGGGCGCGACCGCGGCGCGCGACGGCACCGAAACCGACCCGGAAGCGTGATGGAGCGGGCACTGGACAGGCTGTTCGTCACCGGGACGGACACCGGGGTGGGCAAGACCGTGGCCAGCGCGGCGCTGCTGCATGCATTCCGCGCGCGCGGAATGCGCGCCGTGGGCATGAAACCGGTCGCCAGCGGCTGCGAGCGAACCCCCGAAGGCTGGCGCAACGAGGACGCGCTGGCCCTGCAGGCCGCCAGCGATCCGCTGCCGCCCTACGACGACGTCAATCCCTACGCGCTGCCCGCACCGCTGGCGCCGGAGATCGCCGCGCGCGATGCCGGCGTGGACGTGCAACTGGGCGCCCTGGTGTCCGCCTTCGAGCGCCTGCATCCGCTGGCCGACATGGTGCTGGTGGAAGGCGTCGGCGGCTGGGCCGCACCGCTGACCGCCACCCTCGACCAGCGCCACCTGGTGCAGGAACTGCGGCTGCCGGTGGTGCTGGTGGTGGGCATGCGGCTGGGCTGCATCAACCATGCGCGGCTCAGCGCGCGCGCCATCCAGGAAGACGGCGCACGCCTGGTGGGCTGGATCGCCAACGAGGTGGACGCTGCCATGCAACGCCGCGACGAGAACTTCGCGCTGCTTTGCGCGCGCATGCCCGTGCCCTGTTGGGGGCGCTTGCCGCATGCGCCGGACATCGACGGCAGGCAGCTGGGCCGGCACATCGCGATTCCGCTGTAACAGGGCCTCCAGGCCCGACAGCCGCCACGGACCCTCGGGGAGGGTGCTGCGCGCAACAAAAAACCCGGCAGCGTGAGCTGCCGGGTCGGGTGTGCGCGGAGGGAGGGGAGGGCCGCGCAGTAACCGGTAGAAGCGGGCTTACTTGGCCTTCGCGGCCTTGGTCGCCTTGGCCACCGAGGCCTGGACGCTGTCGGTCGCGCTCTCGAACTGGCTCTTCACCAGCTGGCCGAAGGCTTCGCCGGTCTTCAGGCTCAGGCCGAACACTTCCTGGCTGGCGGCGACGACGCGCTCGGCGTTGTCCTTGGCCACCTGCAGGCCCTTCGGCCACAGGTTCTTGTAACCGTCGAGGTCGCGGGTCTCGGCCAGCTCGCCGAAGAAGGCGGTGGTGGCGTCGATGTTCTTCTCGAACGTCTTCAGCTGCACGCCGAACACGGTCTCGGCGCTTTCCAGGGCCAGACGGTTGGCGCGCGAGGCGGCCGCAGCGAACTGGTGCGTGAACTGGCTGAAGCTTTCGTTGAATTGCGCGTTCATGGCGTGCTCCTGAAAGGGGAATCCCGTTTGTTGCGTCGCAGCATAGACGTGCCCATGTTGCAATGCAATAACCGCCGTATGGAAATCCGACGAACGGTCAGGAGCCGTTACAAATCAAACGCTTGTAACAGGTGGTATGAAACCGGTTACATCCTCTCAGGGACCGGTATAGCGGCAACCCGAGGTGCAGGTTTCGTGCACCACGATGGCGCTCAGCAACGGCAGCAACGGCTTGGCCTGGTCCCAGATCCACTTCGCCAGCTGCTCGCTGGTCGGGTTTTCCAGGCCGGGGATGTCGTTGAGGTAATGGTGGTCCAGCCGCTCGTAGATGGGCTTGAAGGCCGCCTTCACGTCGGCGAAGTCCATCACCCAGCCGGCCTGCGGATCGACAGGACCGGACAGGTGCAGTTCGATGCGGAACGAATGCCCGTGCAGGCGCGCGCACTTGTGGCCTTCCGGCACGTGCGGCAGGCGGTGGGCGGCTTCGACGGTGAAGACCTTGAAGATGTCCATGCGGCGGTTCCTGGAACGGGGAGGCGCGCGGCACCTGCACAGGTGCCGCGCGCACGGTACAGCTTAGCGGGCCGGGCGCGACTGGCCCTGGCGGGGCCCGCCGGAGCGGCCGCCGTCACGGCGCTGGCCGGTGTGCTTCTTCGGCCCGGCGTGCGCATGCCGCGGCGCGTCGCCGTGCGGACGGCGTGCGTGCTTCTGCGGACCGTTGCGGCGCGGGGTGCGCTCGCCGCCCGGCAGCTCGGCCTTGCCCGGCGCGCTGTTGCCCCAGCGGATCGGCGTCTGCGGCTCGAAGCCGGGCACGTCGCGCAGGTCCATGTCGCGGTTGAGCAGGCGGACGATGGCGCGCAGGTACTTGGCTTCGTCCTGCGCCACCAGCGAGATCGCCTGGCCGGTCGAGCCGTTGCGGCCGGTGCGGCCGATGCGGTGCACGTAGTCCTCGGCCACCATCGGCAGGTCGAAGTTGATCACCTGCGGCAACTGGTCGATGTCGATGCCGCGCGCGGCGATGTCGGTGGCGACCAGCACGTTGATGCGGCCGGCCTTGAAGTCGCTGAGCGCGCGCTGGCGGGCGCCCTGCGACTTGTTGCCGTGGATCGCCGCGGTCTTGATGCCGCTCTTCTCCAGGAACGTCGCCAGCTTGTCGCTGCCGTGCTTGGTGCGGGCGAACACCAGCGTCTGCAGGCGGCTGTCCTGCGCCAGCAGGTGCAGCAGCAGGTCGCGCTTGCGGCTGCCGTCCACCGGGTGCACGCGGTGGGTGATGGTCTCGGCCACGGTGTTGCGCGGGGTCACCTGGATCTGTTTCGGATCGCGCATGAACTCCAGCGCCAGCTCGCGGATCGGGTCGGCGAAGGTGGCCGAGAACAGCATGGTCTGGCGGTTCTGGCGCGGCAGCTTGGCCAGGATGCGCTTGATCGACGGCAGGAAGCCCATGTCGAGCATGCGGTCGGCTTCGTCCAGCACCAGGATCTCGATGCCCGACAGGTCCACGCTGCGGCGCTCGAGGTGGTCGATCAGGCGGCCCGGGCAGGCGATCACCAGGTCCACGCCACGGCGCAGCGCGTCCAGCTGGTTGCCCATGCCGACGCCGCCATAGATGGTGGTGCTGGGAATGCGCAGGTACTTGCCGTAGCCGCGCAGGCTGTCGTGCACCTGCACGGCCAGTTCGCGGGTGGGGGTCAATACCAGCGCGCGCGGCCTGCGCGGGGCGCCGCGCTGCACTTCCTGCGGGGTGGTGGCCAGGTACTGGATCAGCGGCAGGCCGAACGCGGCGGTCTTGCCGGTGCCGGTCTGCGCGCCGGCCAGCAGGTCGTGGCCTTCCAGGGCCAGCGGAATGGCCTGTTCCTGGATGGGGGTGGGCTGGGTGTAGCCCTGTTCGTCCAGCGCGCGCAGCAGGGCGGGCGCAAGGCCAAGGGTTTCAAACGTCATGGGTGAGGCTCCAATGGCGGCCGACCGGACGCGCGCGCCGCGCCACACGGGGATGTGGCGGCGCATGCACGCGGGATGCGGGACTGGCCGTGACTCGAAGCGTTCCCTGAAACCGCGCTGCGAGAAGGGGTGCGGCGGCGCCAAAACGGCGCGACCGAGCTTGCGCAACGAAAGAAGTCGGAGCGGGGCGGGCGCGGGAAGCCAGAGCGGATTCCCGGCGCCGGCGGACCATCGGGGAAACGAACGGCCGCAGGCAAGCGGCGGGCACTTTAACCGAATCCGGGCCTGAATGGGGGAACGGCGCCTGAAAGCCCCCGGTCCGCGACCGATTGTCGCAGCCGGTAATTATGTGACGCGGGGGCGTATCATGGCCGCCGAAGACCCACGTAGCCGACCGCCATGAGCCTTCGCATCCTCCGCCAGAACGACGCCCCGGTGCCCGCCGTGCCCGGCGATGGCGTGGTGTGCCAGGTCGCGCGCGGCTGCAGTGGCTGCCTGGTCCGGCACCTGGCCGTGTGCGCCGCCCTGCCGGTGGAGAAGGCGCATGCGATGGAATCGCTGGCCGACGACGTCCGCCTGGTGGCCGGGGAGCCGCTGGTGCGCGAAGGCGAAGCCCGGCGCGGCGTATTCACCGTGACCAAGGGCGCGCTGCGCCGCATCCGCCTGCTGCCCGACGGGCGCCGCCTGGTGGCCGGCTTCCTGATGCCGGGCGACTTCATCGGTTTCTCGGGCACCTCGCACTACAAGCACACCATCGAAGCCATCACCGACAGCACCCTGTGCGAGTTCTCGATGGCCGACATGCGCGGCCTGTGCCACGACCACCCGCAACTGGAGCGCGAACTGCTGGAACGCGCCTGCGTGGAACTGGACGCCACCCGTGGCAACCTGATGGCGCTGGCCCGCCTGAATCCGATGGAGCGGCTGGCCGGCTTCCTGGTGGACATGGCGCAGCGCCGCCGCCGCCAGGGCCAGGACGATACCGAAGTCATCCTGCCGATGACGCGCACCGACATCGCCGACTACCTGGGCCTGACCGTGGAAACGGTCAGCCGCAGCTTCACCCGCCTGCGCCAGGAAGGCAGCATCGCTACCGACGACCCGCACCACGTGCGCCTGCTCAACCGCAAGCGCCTGGACGCCTTGGCCGAAGCGCGGGCCTGAGGCTCCGCTTTCTGTGGAGCGACGTGAGTCGCGACCGCAGGCTTGGACAGCACGGATGGGTGATCGGAAAGCGCCGCCTCCGTCGAGTTTTTTCACCAGATGGCGCGCGAGTGCTTCATTGCTACGGTCGCGACTTACGTTGCTCCTGCAAGGAGCGGGGCGCTCATTCTTTGATCAGCTTCCCGTCCCGCAACCGATAGCGCGTGTCCACCACGCCATCCGGCAGCGCCGCGTGGCTGATGATCAGCACGCTGCGCCCCCGGGTTACCGCCGCCAGGTCGCGCATCAGCGCATCGGCGGTATCCTGGTCCAGGCCTTCGGTCGGTTCGTCCAGCAGCAACAGCGGCGCATCGCGCAGCAGGGCGCGCGCCAGCGCCAGGCGGCGCGCCTGGCCGGCCGACAATGTGGCCCCGTTCTCGCCGACCCAGGTGTCCAGGCCGGAATCGCGGAAGCGCGCATCCAGCTTCACCTGCGCCAGTGCCTGCCACAGGCGCGCGTCGTCGGCATGGGGATCGCCCAGCCGCAGGTTCTCGCGCACGCTGCCGGAGAACACCGGCGCGTCCTGCGGCAGCCAGGCGATGCGGGCGTGCCACGGTGCCGCATCCAGTGTGCGCAGGTCGTCGCCGGCGAAAGACACCCGGCCGGACTGCGGTGCGCGCAGTCCCAGTACGAGCGCCAGCAGCGACGACTTGCCCTCGCCGCTGTCGCCGGCCACCAGCACGCGTTCGCCGGGCGCGATGCGCAGCTGGGCGCCGTCGAGCACGCGCCGCGCCGTGCCCGGCCAGGCGAACACGATGTCCTGCAGTTCCAGCGCGCCGCCGGGCGCCGGCAGCCGCGTGCCGGCGGCACCGCCCGCCGCCGACGGTGCATCCACCACCTGCTGCAGCCGCTGCGCCGCCACCGTGGCCGCGCGCCAGGCCTGCCACGCGGGCCCGATGGCGGAGCAGGCTTCCAGCACCGCGAGCGTCATGAAGAACAGGCCACCGGCCGCCGCGGCGCCGATGCGTCCGGCATGCACGGCGGCCAGCAGCACCCACAGCATCGTCGGCAGCGTGAACGCGGCCACCAGCGCCTGGGCGAGCGTCGCCAGGGCGAGCCGCTGCTTGCGCCGCTCCTCCCAGCGCGCGACCTCGCGGCTGCGTGCGTCCAGCGCGGCCAGCCAGGCCGCGGTCGCATCCATCGCCACCAGGTCCGGCTGGCCTTCGATGCCTTCCTGCACGGTGGCGCGCAGGCGGGTGCGGGCCTCCGCACGCTCGCTTTCGAGAGCGGCGACGCTGCGTGCCGCCAGCCAGGGCGCCAGCGCGGCGATCGATGCCAGCGCCACCAGCAGCACGCTGCCGGCCAGCGGCAGCACGGTCATCGTCACCGCCGTCGCGAGCAGGCCCAGCGACAGCAGCGCGAGCAGCGGCCCGATGGCGCGCACCAGCAGGCCGTCGATCGCCTCGATGTCCGCCATCAGCCGCGCCATCAGTTCGCCGACCCGGAACCGGCCCAGCCCCAGCGGTGCCAGCGGCAGCGCCCGCGCGAAGAACCAGGCGCGCAGGTCGCGCGCGATGCGCAGGGTCACGTCGTGGCCCAGCAGTTTCTCGCCGTAGCGCGACAGGATGCGCACGAAGGTCAGGGCGCGGATGCCCGCCGAAGGCCCGAAGAAGTTGAAGCCGGCCGCGGCGCTGCCGGCCAGGGCCGCCGCGGTGAGGAAGTGTCCGGACAGCCCCAGCAGTGCGGTGCCCGCCAGCAGGGTGGACAGCAGCAAGCCGACCGACAGGACGATGCGCAGGCGGTGGCGCGCCAGCACCTCGCGCAGCGGGGTGTCGTCGCTGTCGCGGTGTGCCTTCATCGTCCGTCCCCCGGCATGGACAGGCGGCCGCCCTGGAGCCGCCAGGTCTGCGCCATCGCCGCCTGTGCGGCCGGGCTGTGGGTCGCCATCAGCACGCTGCGGCCGCGCGCGAACGTCAGGATCGCCCGCAGCACCGCCGCTTCGGTGTCGGGGTCGAGAAAGGCGGTGGGCTCGTCGAGCAGCAGCAGGTCGGGGTCGCGCAGGAACACGCGCGCCAGCGCCACCCGGCGCGCCTCGCCGCCGGACAGCCCCAGGCCGCGTTCGCCGATCACCGTGTCCAGGCCTTCGGGCAGGCGGGATGCGAAGCGCAGCACCTGCGCGGCCTCGGCCGCCTGTTGCAGTAGCGCATCGCTGGCGTCGGGTTTGGCCATGCGCAGGTTGTCGCGCAGGCTGCCGGCGAACAGGAACGGGCGCTGCGGCGCATAGCCCACGCGCAGGCCGGGCGCGCGCTGCAGGGTGCCCGCGTGGACCGGCAGCCAGCCGGCCAACGCTTCCAGCAGCGTGCTCTTGCCGTCGCCGCTGGCGCCGACCAGCGCCACATGCTGGCCGCGATGCAGGTCCAGCGTGATGCCGGACAGTACATCGCGCGTGGCGGCGGGATGGCGCAGCGCGGCATCGCGCACGCGGACGAGCGGCGCTGCGGCTGTGGGGGGTGTTCCCATGCCGGCGTCGTTCGACATGGCGGGTGGCGCTGCGTCCAGCACCAGCGCGATCTCGTCCATCGCCGCCAGTGCCGCGGCGCGCTCGTGGTAGTGCGTTGCCAGGCGCCGCAGCGGCGCGTAGAACTCCGGCGCCAGCAGCAGGCAGAACACGCCCATGCCCAGGGTCAGCGGCGCCGCACGCAGGTCGAGCATGCCCAGGTAGGTCAGGCCCAGGTAGAGCGCGATCATCGCCACGCTGAGCGAGGCGAAGAATTCCAGCACCGCCGACGACAGGAAGGCGATGCGCAGCACGCGCAGGCTGCGCACGCGCAGTTCCTCGGCCGCCGCGCGGATGCCGTGCAGATCCGATGCCCCGCGCCCGTACAGGCGGATCAGCCCCAGCCCGCGCAGGCGGTCGGCGAAATGCCCGCCCATGCGCGTGAGCGCCTGCAGCTGGCGCTGGCTGGCGGCCTGCGCGCCCCAGCCGACCAGCATCATGAAGACCGGCACCAGCGGCAGGGTCAGCAGCAGCACCAGGCCGACGGTACGGTCCACCCAGAACACCGCCGGCAGGATCGCCAACGGCACGCCCACCACTTCCGCCCGCAGGGGCACGAAACCGCCGAAATAGCCTTCCAGCGCGTCCACGTGCGCGCCCATGCGTTCGGCCAGCGCGCCGCTCTGCTGCGTGCGCACCCAGACCGGCCCGCGGGCGACCAGACCACGCGCGATGCGCGCGCGCACGTCGATGCGGATGCGTTCCACGGCGCGGTCGGCGAGCCGGCGGCCCGCCCATGCCAGGCCTGCGCGCAGCAGCAGGGTCGCCAGCAGCGCGCCGAGCAGCGGCAGCAGCGCGGCGGGCGGGGCGGCCTCTACGAACGCGCGCTGCAGGCACAGTGCGATCAGCGCCGCCTGCGGCAACACCAGCACACCGCCAGCCACGCCCAGCGCACCGGCAGCGCGCAGGGGTGCGCGCGCGACCGCACCCAATGCCTGCAGGCGCGCCTTCGCCGTGGTCCCGGCGGGCGCGTCCGTCACGCTTCCGCTCACGTCGGCAGCGGCTGGCATCCCAGCGCCGCCAGCACGCCATGCAGCGCGGGATGCTGCATCAGCCACGGCGAGGCGATCGTCAGCAGCCCGGCCGCCAGCACGAACACCGCGGCGGCGCGCCGCACCGACGTGCGCTGCCAGTGCCGGCCCAGGCGCGCGCCGGACCAGGTCAGGGTCACCATCATCGGCAGCGTGCCCAGGCCGAACATCGCCATCGTCAGCGCGGCATCGCGTGCATTGGCCTGCAACCAGGCCACCGTCAGCAGGCTCAGGCTCAGGCCGCACGGCAGCCAGCCCCACAGCGCGCCGGCCATCAGCCGCCGTGGCACGGTATCGGCCGGCAGCACGCGCGCATGCAGCGGACGCAGCACCTGCCACACCTTCGCCCCGGGACGGGCCAGGAAGTCCAGCCGGCCGCGCTGGTCGAGCAGGCGCAGCGCCAGCACCACCAGCGCCAAGCCCACGCCCACGCGCATGGCGAGCACGGCGTTCTGGTGCCGCGCCAGCGACAGCAGGCCGCCACCGAAGGCGCCCACCAGCGCGCCCGCCAGCGCGTAGCCGGCCACGCGTCCGAGATTGAGCTGCAGCGCGCTGCCCCAGCCCGGGCGGGACGACATGGCGGAAAAGCCGGTGGCAATCCCGCCGCACATCACGGCGCAGTGCGTGCTGCCCACCAGGCCGGCCAGCAGCGCGGCCAGCAGCACCGGAACATCAGGCCCCATCGTCGCCTTCGCGGAGCGCGGGCGCGGGCGGCGTGGACGGGCGCGGCGGTGCGTCGTCCAGGATGTCCAGCGCCGGGGTGTCCAGGTCGTCGAACTGGCCCTTGCGCACCGCCCACGCGAACGCGGCGATGGCCAGGCCCAGCAGGATCAGGCTGATCGGCAACAGCATCAGCAGGATGTTCATGCCGCCATCTCCGTGGAGGTGCGCGCCAGCCGCAGCGCATTGAGGGTGACCACCAGCGAGGATACCGCCATGCCCAGCGCCGCGATCCACGGCGTGACCATGCCCGCCGCCGCCAGCGGTACCGCCAGCAGGTTGTAGCCGGCCGACCAGGCCAGGTTCTGCTTCACCAGCCGGCGCGACAGCCGCGCCACGCGCACGGCGTCGGCGATGCGCAGCAGCGAGGGGCCGGTGGCGACCAGGTCCGCCGCCTGCTGCGCCAGCGGCGCGCCTTCGCCCATCGCGATGGACACGTCGGCGCCCGCCAGCACCGGCGCATCGTTCAGGCCATCGCCGACCATGGCGACGATGCGGCCTTCGGCCTGCAACCGGCGCACGGCCGCCAGCTTGTCCTCCGGCGACTGCCGGGCGTGCGCGGACGCGATGCCCAGCGCATGCGCGAGCCGGCGGACCGCGCCCTCGCCATCGCCACTGGCCAAGTGGATGGCCAGCCCCTGGCCGCGCAGCGCCGCGATCGTCGCGGCGGCGTCGTCGCGCGGCCTCTCGGTCAGGGTGAAGCGGGCCACGCCCCGCGCGCCGTCGCCCAGCCACAGGGTGCCGTCGTCCTCGCGCCCGGCCGCCCAGTCGCCGCGTCCGAAGCGCCAGTGGCGCCCGTCGATGTCGCCTTCCAC belongs to Pseudoxanthomonas sp. F37 and includes:
- the btuB gene encoding TonB-dependent vitamin B12 receptor encodes the protein MQSRTFSSPSLLALAVAMALPFAVQAQQATDLDEVVVSGTRTEVAVEDSLVPAQVIGRDAIQRSQARSLGELLQGRAGISIANQGGAGKITTLNLRGAESDHVLVLVDGVRMGSATAGLPALQDLPIDQIDRVEIVRGPRSSLWGSEAIGGVIQVFTRRNTGKVRPNFRIGVGSDSTREASAGIGGGIGRGWFGADVAYTRTDGFNACRGRGPDPSIPFDFGAGCFTDEPDRDGYRNTSANLRGGYAFTDTLTLEANALRADGKSEFDGSYTNRSETVQQVLGTKLRYAPSEKLNLLLSLGRNDDKSDDFHDHVQSGYFQTRRYVASAQGDFLVAASQLLTAGIDWQDDRVESDTLFDVTQRDNLAGFVEYQGRFGAHQLQASVRNDDNEQFGNHTTGSLGYGFGFGNGLKLTASVATGFKAPSFNDLYYPFFGNPSLKPEESESVNLGIAQYGDDWNWTFNVYQNKVDQLISYDAAIFLPNNIDEARIRGAEFTVDFTLAGFDITTQLSHTDPRNRSAGINHDNLLARRPRNTARIDVDRAFGDFRTGVTFNAAGERYDNLANTDRLGGYSTLDLRLEYAIAPAWTLQAKVGNVFDRDYETVAWYNQAGRTYGLSLRYQPAE
- a CDS encoding TfoX/Sxy family protein; its protein translation is MTGTKLRNIGPKSAAWLRQVGLRTQEDLESVGAVEAFIRVKRAGFRPSLNLLYALEGALLDCHWQQLPEARRGELLVAYDAAAALLPPPRGRPAAGPVTTTHTEQEEDAGPSLNLFDSRGDD
- a CDS encoding GAF domain-containing protein, which encodes MSFAHQTLTGSKPEQYAQLAEQARALLAGEPDRIANAANLAALIYHALPDFNWVGFYFFDGRELVVGPFQGLPACVRIPLDKGVCGAAARTRQTQRVDDVDAFPGHIACDSASRSELVVPLVKGDDLVGVLDLDSPRLARFDADDQAGMERIAAIFLDSLT
- the bioD gene encoding dethiobiotin synthase, translating into MERALDRLFVTGTDTGVGKTVASAALLHAFRARGMRAVGMKPVASGCERTPEGWRNEDALALQAASDPLPPYDDVNPYALPAPLAPEIAARDAGVDVQLGALVSAFERLHPLADMVLVEGVGGWAAPLTATLDQRHLVQELRLPVVLVVGMRLGCINHARLSARAIQEDGARLVGWIANEVDAAMQRRDENFALLCARMPVPCWGRLPHAPDIDGRQLGRHIAIPL
- a CDS encoding phasin family protein — encoded protein: MNAQFNESFSQFTHQFAAAASRANRLALESAETVFGVQLKTFEKNIDATTAFFGELAETRDLDGYKNLWPKGLQVAKDNAERVVAASQEVFGLSLKTGEAFGQLVKSQFESATDSVQASVAKATKAAKAK
- the queD gene encoding 6-carboxytetrahydropterin synthase QueD: MDIFKVFTVEAAHRLPHVPEGHKCARLHGHSFRIELHLSGPVDPQAGWVMDFADVKAAFKPIYERLDHHYLNDIPGLENPTSEQLAKWIWDQAKPLLPLLSAIVVHETCTSGCRYTGP
- a CDS encoding DEAD/DEAH box helicase; this translates as MTFETLGLAPALLRALDEQGYTQPTPIQEQAIPLALEGHDLLAGAQTGTGKTAAFGLPLIQYLATTPQEVQRGAPRRPRALVLTPTRELAVQVHDSLRGYGKYLRIPSTTIYGGVGMGNQLDALRRGVDLVIACPGRLIDHLERRSVDLSGIEILVLDEADRMLDMGFLPSIKRILAKLPRQNRQTMLFSATFADPIRELALEFMRDPKQIQVTPRNTVAETITHRVHPVDGSRKRDLLLHLLAQDSRLQTLVFARTKHGSDKLATFLEKSGIKTAAIHGNKSQGARQRALSDFKAGRINVLVATDIAARGIDIDQLPQVINFDLPMVAEDYVHRIGRTGRNGSTGQAISLVAQDEAKYLRAIVRLLNRDMDLRDVPGFEPQTPIRWGNSAPGKAELPGGERTPRRNGPQKHARRPHGDAPRHAHAGPKKHTGQRRDGGRSGGPRQGQSRPAR
- a CDS encoding Crp/Fnr family transcriptional regulator — protein: MSLRILRQNDAPVPAVPGDGVVCQVARGCSGCLVRHLAVCAALPVEKAHAMESLADDVRLVAGEPLVREGEARRGVFTVTKGALRRIRLLPDGRRLVAGFLMPGDFIGFSGTSHYKHTIEAITDSTLCEFSMADMRGLCHDHPQLERELLERACVELDATRGNLMALARLNPMERLAGFLVDMAQRRRRQGQDDTEVILPMTRTDIADYLGLTVETVSRSFTRLRQEGSIATDDPHHVRLLNRKRLDALAEARA
- the cydC gene encoding thiol reductant ABC exporter subunit CydC, translating into MKAHRDSDDTPLREVLARHRLRIVLSVGLLLSTLLAGTALLGLSGHFLTAAALAGSAAAGFNFFGPSAGIRALTFVRILSRYGEKLLGHDVTLRIARDLRAWFFARALPLAPLGLGRFRVGELMARLMADIEAIDGLLVRAIGPLLALLSLGLLATAVTMTVLPLAGSVLLVALASIAALAPWLAARSVAALESERAEARTRLRATVQEGIEGQPDLVAMDATAAWLAALDARSREVARWEERRKQRLALATLAQALVAAFTLPTMLWVLLAAVHAGRIGAAAAGGLFFMTLAVLEACSAIGPAWQAWRAATVAAQRLQQVVDAPSAAGGAAGTRLPAPGGALELQDIVFAWPGTARRVLDGAQLRIAPGERVLVAGDSGEGKSSLLALVLGLRAPQSGRVSFAGDDLRTLDAAPWHARIAWLPQDAPVFSGSVRENLRLGDPHADDARLWQALAQVKLDARFRDSGLDTWVGENGATLSAGQARRLALARALLRDAPLLLLDEPTEGLDQDTADALMRDLAAVTRGRSVLIISHAALPDGVVDTRYRLRDGKLIKE